In one window of Sardina pilchardus chromosome 23, fSarPil1.1, whole genome shotgun sequence DNA:
- the LOC134071145 gene encoding mucin-2-like isoform X3, giving the protein MSYNNPYSSKTSSPKPVSAAKRSFLKDSSWIKNDGDDGDDSVFQPNQLTRKSGSVSNLTKRFGGSQDLDQSSKQTSTKTVTTSHPGGKTTTTTTTTETKTVTPTKPALATKPPSSPAGKSNFTDRVFANKPSDPKYSSPQSPTTTVSRKTTYTETTNGSDPKYSSPQSPTTTVSRKTTYTETTNGVNSKTISPASPVSTKSRVESTPKSPTPVPSTRSSFKSRSSGLESPSPTHSGSKSPSYKPSTLDNLADTLIDIPTKPADSTTAKTRTSITRRESEVDSIPARHLDSLADTLDPFSSSTPPPEKTRNSSYDSYSSPTKSVPDTSYSRSTKYSAGETIISPKTSPSVQTLSKRSVSDRNMCSFCHQPITESIRMVLDELKICSHADCFKCVGCHCKLSNLEAGDSLWVYRDAVNCDNCYLKIKDRWYH; this is encoded by the exons ATGTCCTACAACAACCCGTACTCGTCTAAAACAA GCAGCCCCAAGCCGGTGTCAGCTGCCAAGCGATCCTTTCTGAAAGACAGCAGCTGGATTAAGAATGATGGAGATGACGGTGACGATTCAGTGTT TCAGCCAAACCAGCTGACGCGCAAGAGTGGTTCAGTCAGCAACCTCACCAAGAG ATTTGGTGGGAGCCAAGATCTTGACCAAAGCAG CAAACAAACCTCTACAAAGACAGTGACCACCTCACACCCTGG TggcaagacaacaacaacaacgacaacaacagagACCAAAACAGTCACACCTACCAAACCTGCACTTGCGACTAA ACCACCCTCGAGTCCAGCAGGAAAAAGTAACTTCACAGATCGAGTTTTCGCTAACAAACC AAGTGATCCAAAATACTCATCTCCTCAAAGTCCAACTACCACTGTGTCAAGGAAGACCACTTACACCGAGACAACCAATGG AAGTGATCCAAAATACTCATCTCCTCAAAGTCCAACTACCACTGTGTCAAGGAAGACCACTTACACCGAGACAACCAATGG GGTCAACTCCAAGACCATAAGCCCCGCCTCCCCTGTCAGTACCAAGAGCAG ggtggAGAGCACTCCCAAATCTCCGACTCCAGTTCCAAGTACACG GAGCAGTTTCAAAAGCAGATCCAGTGGACTGGAGTCCCCGTCCCCCACACACTCAGGGTCCAAGTCTCCCAGCTACAAACCAAG cacttTGGACAATCTTGCAGACACACTGATCGATATCCCCACCAAACCTGCAGACTCTACTACTGCAAAAACCAGAACAAG CATCACAAGGAGGGAGAGTGAAGTGGACTCCATCCCTGCAAG ACATCTGGACAGCCTGGCCGACACACTCGACCCCTTCTcatcctccacacctcctccagagAAGACTCGGAACAG TTCATATGACAGCTACTCATCCCCAACGAAGTCTGTGCCGGATACATCCTATTCAAGGAG CACCAAGTACAGCGCTGGAGAGACTATCATCTCCCCTAAAACATCTCCGAGCGTGCAAACCCTGTCTAAAAG ATCGGTGTCGGACAGAAACATGTGCTCCTTCTGccaccagccaatcacagagtcCATCAGGATGGTGCTGGACGAGCTGAAGATCTGCAGCCATGCCGACTGCTTTAAg TGTGTTGGATGTCACTGTAAGCTGAGCAACCTGGAGGCTGGAGACAGTCTTTGGGTTTACAGGGATGCAGTGAACTGTGACAACTGCTACCTGAAGATAAAAG ATCGCTGGTATCATTGA
- the LOC134071145 gene encoding mucin-2-like isoform X2, with protein MSYNNPYSSKTSSPKPVSAAKRSFLKDSSWIKNDGDDGDDSVFQPNQLTRKSGSVSNLTKRFGGSQDLDQSSKQTSTKTVTTSHPGGKTTTTTTTTETKTVTPTKPALATKPPSSPAGKSNFTDRVFANKPDPKYSSPQSPTTTVSRKTTYTETTNGSDPKYSSPQSPTTTVSRKTTYTETTNGVNSKTISPASPVSTKSRVESTPKSPTPVPSTRSSFKSRSSGLESPSPTHSGSKSPSYKPSTLDNLADTLIDIPTKPADSTTAKTRTSITRRESEVDSIPARHLDSLADTLDPFSSSTPPPEKTRNSSSYDSYSSPTKSVPDTSYSRSTKYSAGETIISPKTSPSVQTLSKRSVSDRNMCSFCHQPITESIRMVLDELKICSHADCFKCVGCHCKLSNLEAGDSLWVYRDAVNCDNCYLKIKDRWYH; from the exons ATGTCCTACAACAACCCGTACTCGTCTAAAACAA GCAGCCCCAAGCCGGTGTCAGCTGCCAAGCGATCCTTTCTGAAAGACAGCAGCTGGATTAAGAATGATGGAGATGACGGTGACGATTCAGTGTT TCAGCCAAACCAGCTGACGCGCAAGAGTGGTTCAGTCAGCAACCTCACCAAGAG ATTTGGTGGGAGCCAAGATCTTGACCAAAGCAG CAAACAAACCTCTACAAAGACAGTGACCACCTCACACCCTGG TggcaagacaacaacaacaacgacaacaacagagACCAAAACAGTCACACCTACCAAACCTGCACTTGCGACTAA ACCACCCTCGAGTCCAGCAGGAAAAAGTAACTTCACAGATCGAGTTTTCGCTAACAAACC TGATCCAAAATACTCATCTCCTCAAAGTCCAACTACCACTGTGTCAAGGAAGACCACTTACACCGAGACAACCAATGG AAGTGATCCAAAATACTCATCTCCTCAAAGTCCAACTACCACTGTGTCAAGGAAGACCACTTACACCGAGACAACCAATGG GGTCAACTCCAAGACCATAAGCCCCGCCTCCCCTGTCAGTACCAAGAGCAG ggtggAGAGCACTCCCAAATCTCCGACTCCAGTTCCAAGTACACG GAGCAGTTTCAAAAGCAGATCCAGTGGACTGGAGTCCCCGTCCCCCACACACTCAGGGTCCAAGTCTCCCAGCTACAAACCAAG cacttTGGACAATCTTGCAGACACACTGATCGATATCCCCACCAAACCTGCAGACTCTACTACTGCAAAAACCAGAACAAG CATCACAAGGAGGGAGAGTGAAGTGGACTCCATCCCTGCAAG ACATCTGGACAGCCTGGCCGACACACTCGACCCCTTCTcatcctccacacctcctccagagAAGACTCGGAACAG CAGTTCATATGACAGCTACTCATCCCCAACGAAGTCTGTGCCGGATACATCCTATTCAAGGAG CACCAAGTACAGCGCTGGAGAGACTATCATCTCCCCTAAAACATCTCCGAGCGTGCAAACCCTGTCTAAAAG ATCGGTGTCGGACAGAAACATGTGCTCCTTCTGccaccagccaatcacagagtcCATCAGGATGGTGCTGGACGAGCTGAAGATCTGCAGCCATGCCGACTGCTTTAAg TGTGTTGGATGTCACTGTAAGCTGAGCAACCTGGAGGCTGGAGACAGTCTTTGGGTTTACAGGGATGCAGTGAACTGTGACAACTGCTACCTGAAGATAAAAG ATCGCTGGTATCATTGA
- the LOC134071145 gene encoding mucin-2-like isoform X1 gives MSYNNPYSSKTSSPKPVSAAKRSFLKDSSWIKNDGDDGDDSVFQPNQLTRKSGSVSNLTKRFGGSQDLDQSSKQTSTKTVTTSHPGGKTTTTTTTTETKTVTPTKPALATKPPSSPAGKSNFTDRVFANKPSDPKYSSPQSPTTTVSRKTTYTETTNGSDPKYSSPQSPTTTVSRKTTYTETTNGVNSKTISPASPVSTKSRVESTPKSPTPVPSTRSSFKSRSSGLESPSPTHSGSKSPSYKPSTLDNLADTLIDIPTKPADSTTAKTRTSITRRESEVDSIPARHLDSLADTLDPFSSSTPPPEKTRNSSSYDSYSSPTKSVPDTSYSRSTKYSAGETIISPKTSPSVQTLSKRSVSDRNMCSFCHQPITESIRMVLDELKICSHADCFKCVGCHCKLSNLEAGDSLWVYRDAVNCDNCYLKIKDRWYH, from the exons ATGTCCTACAACAACCCGTACTCGTCTAAAACAA GCAGCCCCAAGCCGGTGTCAGCTGCCAAGCGATCCTTTCTGAAAGACAGCAGCTGGATTAAGAATGATGGAGATGACGGTGACGATTCAGTGTT TCAGCCAAACCAGCTGACGCGCAAGAGTGGTTCAGTCAGCAACCTCACCAAGAG ATTTGGTGGGAGCCAAGATCTTGACCAAAGCAG CAAACAAACCTCTACAAAGACAGTGACCACCTCACACCCTGG TggcaagacaacaacaacaacgacaacaacagagACCAAAACAGTCACACCTACCAAACCTGCACTTGCGACTAA ACCACCCTCGAGTCCAGCAGGAAAAAGTAACTTCACAGATCGAGTTTTCGCTAACAAACC AAGTGATCCAAAATACTCATCTCCTCAAAGTCCAACTACCACTGTGTCAAGGAAGACCACTTACACCGAGACAACCAATGG AAGTGATCCAAAATACTCATCTCCTCAAAGTCCAACTACCACTGTGTCAAGGAAGACCACTTACACCGAGACAACCAATGG GGTCAACTCCAAGACCATAAGCCCCGCCTCCCCTGTCAGTACCAAGAGCAG ggtggAGAGCACTCCCAAATCTCCGACTCCAGTTCCAAGTACACG GAGCAGTTTCAAAAGCAGATCCAGTGGACTGGAGTCCCCGTCCCCCACACACTCAGGGTCCAAGTCTCCCAGCTACAAACCAAG cacttTGGACAATCTTGCAGACACACTGATCGATATCCCCACCAAACCTGCAGACTCTACTACTGCAAAAACCAGAACAAG CATCACAAGGAGGGAGAGTGAAGTGGACTCCATCCCTGCAAG ACATCTGGACAGCCTGGCCGACACACTCGACCCCTTCTcatcctccacacctcctccagagAAGACTCGGAACAG CAGTTCATATGACAGCTACTCATCCCCAACGAAGTCTGTGCCGGATACATCCTATTCAAGGAG CACCAAGTACAGCGCTGGAGAGACTATCATCTCCCCTAAAACATCTCCGAGCGTGCAAACCCTGTCTAAAAG ATCGGTGTCGGACAGAAACATGTGCTCCTTCTGccaccagccaatcacagagtcCATCAGGATGGTGCTGGACGAGCTGAAGATCTGCAGCCATGCCGACTGCTTTAAg TGTGTTGGATGTCACTGTAAGCTGAGCAACCTGGAGGCTGGAGACAGTCTTTGGGTTTACAGGGATGCAGTGAACTGTGACAACTGCTACCTGAAGATAAAAG ATCGCTGGTATCATTGA
- the LOC134071145 gene encoding mucin-2-like isoform X4: MSYNNPYSSKTSSPKPVSAAKRSFLKDSSWIKNDGDDGDDSVFQPNQLTRKSGSVSNLTKRFGGSQDLDQSSKQTSTKTVTTSHPGGKTTTTTTTTETKTVTPTKPALATKSDPKYSSPQSPTTTVSRKTTYTETTNGSDPKYSSPQSPTTTVSRKTTYTETTNGVNSKTISPASPVSTKSRVESTPKSPTPVPSTRSSFKSRSSGLESPSPTHSGSKSPSYKPSTLDNLADTLIDIPTKPADSTTAKTRTSITRRESEVDSIPARHLDSLADTLDPFSSSTPPPEKTRNSSSYDSYSSPTKSVPDTSYSRSTKYSAGETIISPKTSPSVQTLSKRSVSDRNMCSFCHQPITESIRMVLDELKICSHADCFKCVGCHCKLSNLEAGDSLWVYRDAVNCDNCYLKIKDRWYH; the protein is encoded by the exons ATGTCCTACAACAACCCGTACTCGTCTAAAACAA GCAGCCCCAAGCCGGTGTCAGCTGCCAAGCGATCCTTTCTGAAAGACAGCAGCTGGATTAAGAATGATGGAGATGACGGTGACGATTCAGTGTT TCAGCCAAACCAGCTGACGCGCAAGAGTGGTTCAGTCAGCAACCTCACCAAGAG ATTTGGTGGGAGCCAAGATCTTGACCAAAGCAG CAAACAAACCTCTACAAAGACAGTGACCACCTCACACCCTGG TggcaagacaacaacaacaacgacaacaacagagACCAAAACAGTCACACCTACCAAACCTGCACTTGCGACTAA AAGTGATCCAAAATACTCATCTCCTCAAAGTCCAACTACCACTGTGTCAAGGAAGACCACTTACACCGAGACAACCAATGG AAGTGATCCAAAATACTCATCTCCTCAAAGTCCAACTACCACTGTGTCAAGGAAGACCACTTACACCGAGACAACCAATGG GGTCAACTCCAAGACCATAAGCCCCGCCTCCCCTGTCAGTACCAAGAGCAG ggtggAGAGCACTCCCAAATCTCCGACTCCAGTTCCAAGTACACG GAGCAGTTTCAAAAGCAGATCCAGTGGACTGGAGTCCCCGTCCCCCACACACTCAGGGTCCAAGTCTCCCAGCTACAAACCAAG cacttTGGACAATCTTGCAGACACACTGATCGATATCCCCACCAAACCTGCAGACTCTACTACTGCAAAAACCAGAACAAG CATCACAAGGAGGGAGAGTGAAGTGGACTCCATCCCTGCAAG ACATCTGGACAGCCTGGCCGACACACTCGACCCCTTCTcatcctccacacctcctccagagAAGACTCGGAACAG CAGTTCATATGACAGCTACTCATCCCCAACGAAGTCTGTGCCGGATACATCCTATTCAAGGAG CACCAAGTACAGCGCTGGAGAGACTATCATCTCCCCTAAAACATCTCCGAGCGTGCAAACCCTGTCTAAAAG ATCGGTGTCGGACAGAAACATGTGCTCCTTCTGccaccagccaatcacagagtcCATCAGGATGGTGCTGGACGAGCTGAAGATCTGCAGCCATGCCGACTGCTTTAAg TGTGTTGGATGTCACTGTAAGCTGAGCAACCTGGAGGCTGGAGACAGTCTTTGGGTTTACAGGGATGCAGTGAACTGTGACAACTGCTACCTGAAGATAAAAG ATCGCTGGTATCATTGA
- the LOC134071145 gene encoding mucin-2-like isoform X5 produces the protein MSYNNPYSSKTSSPKPVSAAKRSFLKDSSWIKNDGDDGDDSVFQPNQLTRKSGSVSNLTKRFGGSQDLDQSSKQTSTKTVTTSHPGGKTTTTTTTTETKTVTPTKPALATKPPSSPAGKSNFTDRVFANKPSDPKYSSPQSPTTTVSRKTTYTETTNGVNSKTISPASPVSTKSRVESTPKSPTPVPSTRSSFKSRSSGLESPSPTHSGSKSPSYKPSTLDNLADTLIDIPTKPADSTTAKTRTSITRRESEVDSIPARHLDSLADTLDPFSSSTPPPEKTRNSSSYDSYSSPTKSVPDTSYSRSTKYSAGETIISPKTSPSVQTLSKRSVSDRNMCSFCHQPITESIRMVLDELKICSHADCFKCVGCHCKLSNLEAGDSLWVYRDAVNCDNCYLKIKDRWYH, from the exons ATGTCCTACAACAACCCGTACTCGTCTAAAACAA GCAGCCCCAAGCCGGTGTCAGCTGCCAAGCGATCCTTTCTGAAAGACAGCAGCTGGATTAAGAATGATGGAGATGACGGTGACGATTCAGTGTT TCAGCCAAACCAGCTGACGCGCAAGAGTGGTTCAGTCAGCAACCTCACCAAGAG ATTTGGTGGGAGCCAAGATCTTGACCAAAGCAG CAAACAAACCTCTACAAAGACAGTGACCACCTCACACCCTGG TggcaagacaacaacaacaacgacaacaacagagACCAAAACAGTCACACCTACCAAACCTGCACTTGCGACTAA ACCACCCTCGAGTCCAGCAGGAAAAAGTAACTTCACAGATCGAGTTTTCGCTAACAAACC AAGTGATCCAAAATACTCATCTCCTCAAAGTCCAACTACCACTGTGTCAAGGAAGACCACTTACACCGAGACAACCAATGG GGTCAACTCCAAGACCATAAGCCCCGCCTCCCCTGTCAGTACCAAGAGCAG ggtggAGAGCACTCCCAAATCTCCGACTCCAGTTCCAAGTACACG GAGCAGTTTCAAAAGCAGATCCAGTGGACTGGAGTCCCCGTCCCCCACACACTCAGGGTCCAAGTCTCCCAGCTACAAACCAAG cacttTGGACAATCTTGCAGACACACTGATCGATATCCCCACCAAACCTGCAGACTCTACTACTGCAAAAACCAGAACAAG CATCACAAGGAGGGAGAGTGAAGTGGACTCCATCCCTGCAAG ACATCTGGACAGCCTGGCCGACACACTCGACCCCTTCTcatcctccacacctcctccagagAAGACTCGGAACAG CAGTTCATATGACAGCTACTCATCCCCAACGAAGTCTGTGCCGGATACATCCTATTCAAGGAG CACCAAGTACAGCGCTGGAGAGACTATCATCTCCCCTAAAACATCTCCGAGCGTGCAAACCCTGTCTAAAAG ATCGGTGTCGGACAGAAACATGTGCTCCTTCTGccaccagccaatcacagagtcCATCAGGATGGTGCTGGACGAGCTGAAGATCTGCAGCCATGCCGACTGCTTTAAg TGTGTTGGATGTCACTGTAAGCTGAGCAACCTGGAGGCTGGAGACAGTCTTTGGGTTTACAGGGATGCAGTGAACTGTGACAACTGCTACCTGAAGATAAAAG ATCGCTGGTATCATTGA